A section of the Salmo trutta chromosome 4, fSalTru1.1, whole genome shotgun sequence genome encodes:
- the LOC115192400 gene encoding carbonyl reductase family member 4, with amino-acid sequence MSRLCVVCGGSRGIGRAVSRLLAERGCRVAVVSRNQDVAQATVVSLAGADHMAFSCDVSKGEEVQKIFETIQKTCGNISYLVNAAGINRDGLLLRTRPEDMVALLHTNLLGSMLTCKAALRSMLHTQGGAIVNIGSVVGLKGNAGQCVYSASKAGLEGFTRSLAKEVAARNVRVNLLAPGFIRTDMTVGLREGEGVRTIPLGRFGEPEEVAKAVLFLLESPYITGQVLVVDGGLQLAM; translated from the exons ATGTCcaggctgtgtgtggtgtgtgggggcTCCAGGGGCATTGGCAGGGCTGTATCAAGGCTACTGGCAGAGAGAGGCTGCAGGGTTGCTGTGGTGTCCAGGAACCAGGATGTTGCTCAGGCCACTGTGGTGTCCCTTGCTGGAG CTGACCATATGGCCTTTAGTTGTGACGTCTCCAAAGGAGAGGAAGTTCAGAAGATATTTGAGACGATCCAGAAGACCTGTGGAAACATCTCATACCTGGTGAATGCAGCTGGTATCAacag ggatGGTCTGTTGCTGAGGACCAGGCCCGAGGACATGGTGGCTCTGCTTCATACCAACCTACTGGGGAGCATGTTGACATGCAAGGCAGCGCTACGGAGCATGCTCCACACCCAGGGAGGGGCCATTGTCAACATAG GCTCTGTGGTGGGGTTGAAGGGGAAcgcaggtcagtgtgtgtacagCGCCAGTAAAGCAGGTCTGGAGGGCTTCACTCGCTCCCTGGCCAAGGAGGTGGCCGCGCGCAATGTCAGAGTTAACCTGCTGGCTCCAG GTTTCATCCGGACAGACATGACAGTGGGgctgagggaaggggagggggtgCGGACCATCCCCCTGGGGAGGTTTGGGGAGCCTGAGGAGGTGGCCAAGGCTGTTCTTTTCCTCCTGGAGTCTCCCTACATCACAGGGCAGGTGCTGGTGGTGGACGGAGGGCTGCAGCTGGCCATGTAG